A genomic window from Polaribacter gangjinensis includes:
- the atpD gene encoding F0F1 ATP synthase subunit beta yields MSATIGKVSQIIGPVIDVEFDTENNELPKIYDSLEIKKADGSVLVLEVQQHIGEDTVRTISMDATDGLSRGVEVIATGSPIQMPIGNDIYGRLFNVTGDAIDGLGNLRKEGENGLPIHRSAPKFEDLSVSTEVLFTGIKVIDLIEPYAKGGKIGLFGGAGVGKTVLIQELINNIAKGHGGLSVFAGVGERTREGNDLLREMLESGIIKYGDAFMHSMEEGGWDLSKVDKAGMRDSKATFVFGQMNEPPGARARVALSGLTIAEYFRDGAGESQGKDVLFFVDNIFRFTQAGSEVSALLGRMPSAVGYQPTLATEMGAMQERITSTKKGSITSVQAVYVPADDLTDPAPATTFAHLDATTVLSRKIAELGIYPAVDPLDSTSRILTAEILGDDHYNCAQRVKAILQRYKELQDIIAILGMEELSEEDKLVVSRARRVQRFLSQPFHVAEQFTGIPGVLVDIKDTIKGFNMIMDGELDKYPEAAFNLRGSIQDAIDAGEKMLADA; encoded by the coding sequence ATGTCTGCAACAATAGGTAAAGTTTCTCAGATAATTGGACCAGTAATTGACGTTGAATTTGATACAGAAAACAACGAACTTCCAAAAATTTACGATTCATTAGAAATAAAGAAAGCGGATGGTTCTGTTTTGGTTCTTGAAGTTCAACAACATATAGGTGAAGATACTGTAAGAACTATTTCAATGGATGCTACTGATGGATTAAGCAGAGGTGTTGAAGTAATTGCCACAGGAAGCCCAATTCAAATGCCTATTGGTAATGATATTTATGGACGCTTATTTAATGTAACTGGTGATGCAATTGATGGTTTAGGAAACCTTAGAAAAGAAGGTGAAAATGGATTGCCAATTCACAGATCTGCACCAAAATTTGAAGACTTATCAGTTTCTACAGAAGTTTTATTTACAGGAATTAAAGTAATTGACTTAATTGAGCCTTACGCAAAAGGAGGTAAAATTGGATTATTTGGTGGAGCAGGTGTTGGTAAAACAGTTTTAATCCAAGAGTTGATTAACAATATCGCAAAAGGACATGGTGGTCTATCAGTTTTTGCGGGTGTTGGAGAAAGAACTCGTGAAGGAAATGATTTACTTCGAGAAATGTTAGAATCAGGGATCATTAAATATGGTGATGCATTTATGCATTCTATGGAAGAAGGAGGATGGGATTTATCAAAAGTTGATAAAGCAGGAATGAGAGATTCAAAAGCTACATTCGTTTTTGGTCAGATGAATGAGCCACCAGGAGCGCGTGCAAGAGTTGCGTTATCTGGTTTGACGATTGCTGAATACTTTAGAGATGGCGCAGGTGAATCTCAAGGAAAGGATGTTCTTTTCTTCGTAGATAATATCTTTAGATTTACACAAGCTGGTTCTGAGGTTTCTGCGTTACTAGGTCGTATGCCATCAGCTGTAGGTTATCAACCAACATTGGCAACTGAAATGGGAGCAATGCAAGAGCGTATTACTTCAACTAAAAAAGGTTCAATTACATCTGTACAAGCAGTATATGTGCCTGCAGACGATTTAACAGATCCAGCGCCAGCAACAACATTTGCTCACTTAGATGCAACAACAGTTTTATCGCGTAAAATCGCTGAGTTAGGTATTTATCCTGCAGTAGATCCTTTAGATTCTACTTCAAGAATTTTAACTGCAGAGATTTTAGGAGACGATCATTATAACTGTGCACAAAGAGTAAAAGCAATTTTACAACGATACAAAGAATTACAAGATATTATTGCCATTTTAGGTATGGAAGAGCTATCTGAAGAGGATAAATTAGTAGTTTCAAGAGCAAGACGTGTTCAACGTTTCTTATCCCAGCCTTTTCACGTTGCTGAACAATTTACAGGAATTCCTGGAGTTTTAGTAGATATTAAAGATACCATCAAAGGATTTAATATGATTATGGATGGTGAGTTAGATAAATACCCAGAGGCAGCATTCAATTTAAGAGGTTCAATTCAAGATGCAATTGATGCTGGTGAAAAAATGTTAGCAGACGCTTAA
- a CDS encoding FoF1 ATP synthase subunit delta/epsilon encodes MFLEIVTPEAILFSSEVDSISVPGVNGEFQMLNNHAPVVSVLKSGEVKIQASNYSIAEKYQNKFSKTADGKLTLTINSGTLELNDNKAIILAD; translated from the coding sequence ATGTTTTTAGAAATTGTAACACCAGAGGCTATTTTGTTTTCATCAGAAGTTGATTCAATTTCTGTTCCAGGAGTTAATGGAGAATTTCAAATGTTGAATAATCACGCACCAGTTGTTTCTGTTTTGAAATCTGGAGAAGTTAAAATTCAAGCTTCTAATTACTCTATTGCAGAAAAGTATCAAAATAAATTTTCAAAAACTGCTGATGGTAAACTAACTTTAACTATCAATTCAGGTACTTTAGAGCTGAATGACAATAAAGCGATTATTTTGGCTGATTAA
- a CDS encoding sensor histidine kinase, with protein MQENGKFVLVVSTILILIIVISLIILFTVFQKKKNDLVEKQLEEKKRFEREIAETQIEIREETLRNISWELHDNIGQLLTLAKIQLQNTTKENIQEVSETIAKGLKEVRALSKLINPEAIKNIDLQEALQLEIDRFNRLNFIKSELKIIGNQQKIDEKSGIIIFRILQEFFSNTIKHAKASELTVLMDYQETMLQISVSDNGIGFSSDEKMEGIGLSNIKNRAKLIGANIQFHSEKDKGTSLKIQYLL; from the coding sequence ATGCAAGAAAACGGAAAGTTTGTATTAGTTGTTTCTACAATACTGATTCTTATTATCGTAATTTCTTTAATAATTTTATTCACAGTTTTTCAAAAAAAGAAAAACGATTTGGTTGAGAAACAATTGGAAGAAAAAAAACGGTTTGAAAGAGAAATTGCTGAAACCCAAATAGAAATTAGAGAAGAAACTTTACGAAATATAAGTTGGGAATTGCATGACAATATTGGTCAATTGCTCACTTTGGCTAAAATTCAACTACAAAATACCACTAAAGAAAATATACAAGAGGTTTCAGAAACGATCGCAAAAGGATTGAAAGAAGTAAGAGCATTGTCTAAATTAATCAATCCTGAAGCCATTAAAAATATCGATTTACAAGAAGCGCTTCAATTAGAAATAGATCGTTTTAATCGATTAAATTTCATCAAATCTGAATTGAAAATTATAGGAAATCAACAAAAAATTGATGAGAAATCGGGAATTATTATTTTTAGAATTTTACAAGAATTTTTTTCAAATACAATCAAACATGCCAAAGCATCAGAACTTACTGTTTTAATGGATTATCAAGAAACAATGTTGCAAATTTCGGTTTCAGATAATGGCATTGGATTTTCTTCAGATGAAAAAATGGAAGGGATAGGATTAAGCAATATTAAAAATAGAGCAAAACTCATTGGCGCTAACATCCAATTTCATTCCGAAAAAGACAAAGGAACCTCCTTAAAAATTCAATATTTATTATGA
- a CDS encoding response regulator transcription factor produces the protein MKKYSVVVVDDHTLLSQAIESMVNTFNEFKVLYTCKNGQELVDVIGKSPNNIPHVILMDVHMPILNGIETTAIITQNYPSVHVMALSVEDDDTTILKMLKAGAIGYLLKDTEKSVLEKALTEIVENGFYHTNNVTNLLMKSLNGLVEEEISLKEHEITFLKLACSELTYREIAEKMCLSPKTVDGYRDALFTKCNVKNRIGLVIYAIKNKIYTV, from the coding sequence ATGAAAAAATATTCAGTGGTTGTTGTTGACGATCACACGTTATTATCTCAAGCTATTGAAAGTATGGTAAATACTTTTAATGAATTTAAAGTGTTGTACACCTGTAAAAATGGGCAGGAATTAGTAGATGTAATTGGCAAATCTCCTAATAATATTCCTCATGTGATTTTGATGGATGTTCATATGCCCATCTTAAATGGCATTGAAACAACTGCAATTATAACTCAAAATTATCCATCAGTACATGTTATGGCGCTTTCTGTTGAAGATGATGATACTACAATTTTAAAAATGTTAAAAGCTGGTGCAATAGGTTATTTACTAAAAGACACTGAAAAAAGTGTATTAGAAAAAGCACTCACAGAAATTGTTGAAAATGGATTTTACCACACCAACAATGTAACAAATTTGTTGATGAAATCATTAAACGGATTGGTTGAAGAAGAAATTTCACTGAAAGAACACGAAATAACATTTCTTAAATTGGCTTGTTCTGAGTTGACCTACAGAGAAATAGCTGAAAAAATGTGTTTAAGTCCGAAAACTGTTGATGGTTACAGAGATGCATTATTTACTAAATGCAATGTAAAAAACAGAATTGGTTTGGTAATATATGCCATAAAAAATAAAATTTACACTGTTTAA
- the rbfA gene encoding 30S ribosome-binding factor RbfA: MEETNRQRKIAGVLQKDLVDVLQKAAQDGMKGVIISVSKVSVTSDLGVAKVYLSIFPSEKRDEIVKGVQSNTPLIRHEMAQRTKNQLRRMPELLFFGDDTLDYLEKIDNSLQGKDENPIKNPELLPRRQKR, encoded by the coding sequence ATGGAAGAAACAAACAGACAACGAAAAATTGCAGGAGTTTTGCAAAAAGATTTGGTAGATGTGTTGCAAAAAGCAGCACAAGATGGAATGAAAGGTGTCATAATCTCTGTTTCTAAAGTAAGTGTTACTTCAGATTTGGGTGTGGCAAAAGTGTACTTGAGTATTTTTCCTTCTGAAAAAAGAGATGAAATTGTAAAAGGAGTGCAATCAAATACCCCTTTAATTCGTCATGAAATGGCGCAAAGAACTAAAAATCAATTGCGTAGAATGCCAGAGTTATTGTTTTTTGGTGATGACACGTTAGATTATTTAGAAAAAATTGATAATTCTTTGCAAGGAAAAGACGAAAATCCAATAAAAAATCCGGAGTTATTGCCAAGACGTCAAAAAAGATAA
- a CDS encoding ABC transporter permease: MRFSTYIAKRYLFTKTSNNAINIITIIASFGVIVGSLALFIILSGFSGLRTFSYGLLDSASPDIKITATKGKSFLITDSISKILYQNTDIKSVAKVIEERVFLEYEDKNEIAFIKGVSSNYPEITRIDSTLSTGIWIDTNYVNTAVIGRTIALKLSLGVRNFTEPLRILVPKPGTGFINPQNAFYKTEVQIIGLYTGTEEFESKYVFVDIDQAADLLKFQKSQISAFEIKLKNASIADKTAKQLQNDLGTNFTIQTKEQLNEVFYKVINTENFVSYLIFTLIIIIALFNVIGSIIMMIIDKKDNLKTLFSLGATVAEIKKIFVIQGFLLTFFGMIFGLFLGVILVLLQKKYGWFMITESLAYPVEFRFTNLLVVVFTITILGYIAAKIASSRISKEFIEKN; the protein is encoded by the coding sequence TTGCGTTTTTCAACCTACATAGCCAAAAGATATTTATTTACTAAAACCAGTAATAACGCTATCAATATCATCACCATTATAGCTTCTTTTGGAGTTATTGTTGGTTCATTGGCTTTGTTTATAATCCTTTCAGGGTTTTCGGGTTTGCGTACTTTTAGTTACGGATTGTTAGATAGTGCAAGTCCTGATATAAAAATTACTGCCACAAAAGGGAAATCTTTTTTAATTACTGATTCAATTTCAAAAATTTTATATCAAAATACTGATATAAAATCAGTTGCGAAAGTCATTGAAGAACGCGTTTTTCTTGAATATGAAGACAAAAACGAAATTGCTTTTATCAAAGGAGTTTCATCAAATTATCCTGAAATCACAAGAATTGATTCCACTCTCAGCACAGGAATTTGGATTGACACCAATTATGTAAATACAGCTGTAATTGGGCGCACAATTGCATTGAAACTCTCTTTAGGCGTTCGAAATTTTACAGAACCATTGCGAATTTTAGTGCCAAAACCAGGTACAGGATTTATAAACCCTCAAAATGCATTTTACAAAACCGAAGTTCAAATTATTGGTTTATATACTGGTACTGAAGAGTTTGAAAGTAAATATGTGTTTGTAGATATTGATCAAGCTGCTGATTTATTAAAATTTCAAAAAAGTCAAATTTCAGCTTTTGAAATTAAATTGAAAAATGCATCAATTGCTGATAAAACTGCAAAACAACTTCAAAATGATTTGGGAACTAATTTTACAATACAAACTAAAGAGCAACTCAATGAAGTTTTTTATAAGGTAATAAATACCGAAAATTTTGTGTCGTATTTGATTTTTACTTTGATTATCATTATTGCTTTGTTCAACGTAATTGGCTCTATCATTATGATGATTATTGATAAAAAAGACAATCTAAAAACCTTATTTAGTTTGGGAGCAACAGTTGCTGAAATCAAAAAAATATTTGTGATTCAAGGATTTTTATTAACGTTTTTTGGAATGATTTTCGGACTTTTTTTGGGAGTGATATTGGTGTTACTTCAAAAAAAATATGGATGGTTTATGATTACTGAAAGTTTAGCATATCCAGTAGAATTTCGATTTACGAATTTATTGGTTGTCGTATTTACGATTACTATTTTAGGATATATTGCGGCAAAAATTGCGAGTAGTAGAATTAGTAAGGAGTTTATTGAAAAAAATTAA
- the dusB gene encoding tRNA dihydrouridine synthase DusB, producing MIKIGNIELPDFPLLLAPMEDVSDPPFRRLCKLHGADLMYSEFISSEGLIRDAVKSKMKLDIFDYERPVGIQIFGGDEEAMEMSSRIVDAVQPDLVDINFGCPVKKVVCKGAGAGVLKDIDLMVRLTKAVIKGTNLPVTVKTRLGWDENSINIDEVAERLQDIGVQALTVHARTRAQMYKGHSDWSHIARVKNNPRISMPIFGNGDIDSPEKALEYKNKFGLDGMMIGRAAIGYPWIFNEIKHYFATGEHLAKPTIQDRVEAAKNHLTWSMDWKGERLGIVETRRHYTNYFKGIPNFKEFRTQMVTANDPKDVFATLELVEEKFGNMVISGI from the coding sequence TTGATAAAAATAGGCAACATAGAACTTCCAGATTTTCCATTATTGTTAGCACCAATGGAAGATGTTTCTGATCCACCTTTTCGTCGTTTATGCAAATTGCATGGAGCAGATTTGATGTATTCAGAATTTATATCATCTGAAGGCTTAATTCGTGATGCCGTAAAAAGCAAAATGAAGTTAGATATTTTTGATTATGAACGTCCTGTTGGAATTCAAATATTTGGTGGAGATGAAGAAGCGATGGAAATGTCATCTAGAATTGTAGATGCTGTTCAGCCTGATTTAGTGGATATTAACTTTGGTTGTCCTGTAAAAAAAGTAGTTTGCAAAGGTGCAGGTGCAGGCGTTTTAAAAGATATTGATTTAATGGTTCGATTAACAAAGGCAGTTATCAAAGGAACAAATTTGCCTGTAACCGTAAAAACACGTTTGGGTTGGGACGAAAATTCCATCAATATTGATGAAGTTGCTGAACGCTTACAAGATATTGGTGTGCAAGCACTAACAGTACACGCAAGAACGAGAGCGCAAATGTATAAAGGCCATTCTGATTGGTCGCACATTGCTCGAGTAAAAAACAATCCAAGAATTTCCATGCCCATTTTTGGAAATGGCGATATTGATTCTCCAGAAAAAGCACTAGAATACAAAAATAAATTCGGTTTGGATGGAATGATGATTGGCAGAGCAGCCATTGGTTATCCATGGATTTTTAATGAAATTAAGCATTATTTTGCAACAGGCGAACATTTAGCAAAACCAACAATTCAAGATAGAGTTGAGGCTGCTAAAAATCACTTAACTTGGTCTATGGATTGGAAAGGCGAGCGTTTGGGAATTGTGGAAACTCGCAGACATTACACCAACTATTTTAAAGGAATTCCGAATTTTAAAGAATTTAGAACACAAATGGTAACTGCTAATGATCCAAAAGATGTTTTTGCAACTTTAGAGTTAGTGGAAGAAAAATTTGGAAATATGGTGATTTCAGGTATTTAA
- a CDS encoding M20/M25/M40 family metallo-hydrolase — MRNILFFIFLASLFSCKPAINQENRIEEDVTFLASDALEGRQTGTKGEKEAANYIENRFKELGLQPKGTQGFLQPFKFKPKTNPHDEVKFDVNGDGTITGNNVIGFIDNKAENTIIIGAHFDHLGFGGEGSLFRDTEKAIHNGADDNASGVAVLLNLAAKLKDKNTKNNYLFMAFSGEEMGLLGSNYFVKNPTIDIKKVSYMINMDMVGRMKNDSTLAVYGTGTSPIFKQVLKSYNNNFKLIQQESGVGPSDHTSFYLADIPVLHFFTGQHEDYHKPSDDSEKLNYEGMKLISEYIFNIITDLDDNGKLAFRKTINESESTPRFKVGLGVIPDYLFDGKGLRVDGISEGKAAQKAGLLKGDIVIKLGDSTITNMMSYMRALSIFKEGDKTSVIIKRGKKEVTKEIEF; from the coding sequence ATGAGAAACATCCTATTTTTTATCTTTTTGGCAAGTTTATTTTCTTGCAAACCAGCAATAAATCAAGAAAACAGAATTGAAGAAGATGTTACTTTTTTAGCTTCTGATGCATTAGAAGGAAGGCAAACAGGTACCAAAGGCGAAAAAGAAGCAGCAAATTATATTGAAAATCGTTTCAAAGAATTGGGATTACAGCCAAAAGGAACTCAAGGTTTTCTGCAACCATTTAAATTTAAACCAAAGACAAATCCGCATGATGAAGTAAAATTTGATGTGAATGGTGATGGTACAATTACAGGAAATAACGTAATTGGTTTTATTGACAACAAAGCTGAAAACACCATTATTATTGGAGCACATTTTGATCATTTGGGTTTTGGAGGTGAAGGTTCGTTGTTTAGAGATACTGAAAAAGCGATTCATAATGGCGCAGATGACAATGCTTCTGGAGTAGCTGTTTTATTGAATTTGGCAGCAAAACTAAAAGATAAAAACACCAAAAATAATTACTTATTCATGGCTTTTTCTGGTGAAGAAATGGGACTTTTAGGTTCTAATTATTTTGTAAAAAATCCAACGATTGATATCAAAAAAGTATCTTATATGATCAATATGGATATGGTTGGACGTATGAAAAACGACAGCACTTTAGCTGTTTATGGAACAGGAACTTCGCCAATTTTTAAACAAGTATTGAAATCTTACAACAATAATTTTAAATTAATTCAACAAGAATCTGGAGTTGGGCCAAGTGATCATACAAGTTTTTATTTGGCAGATATACCTGTATTACATTTTTTTACAGGTCAACACGAAGATTATCACAAGCCAAGTGACGATTCAGAAAAACTGAATTATGAAGGAATGAAATTGATTTCTGAATACATTTTCAACATCATCACTGATTTGGATGATAATGGAAAATTGGCTTTTAGAAAAACTATAAATGAAAGTGAATCTACACCTCGTTTTAAAGTTGGTTTGGGTGTAATTCCTGATTATTTATTTGACGGAAAAGGCTTGAGAGTTGATGGAATTTCTGAAGGAAAAGCAGCTCAAAAAGCAGGTTTATTGAAAGGTGATATTGTAATTAAATTAGGTGATAGCACCATTACAAATATGATGAGTTATATGCGTGCTTTATCCATTTTTAAAGAAGGCGATAAAACATCTGTAATTATTAAAAGAGGAAAAAAAGAAGTAACTAAAGAGATTGAGTTTTGA
- a CDS encoding TolB family protein produces the protein MRILYFLMLICVVISCKKDKKPSEVTNNEKSTLIFPEEKHFKSLKQITFGGDNAEAYWSFDDQKIVFQSNNKNWGVNCDQMFLMNFDETFKDKKPPMISTGFGRTTCAYFLPDNKHFVYGSTHLVDKECPEVPLRKNGKYVWPIYDSFDIFVADLQGNIVKQLTNEIGYDAEATVSPKGDKIVFTSTRTGDLELFTMNIDGTDVKQITNELGYDGGAFFSPDGTKLIFRASRPKTEEEIKAYKDLLAQGLVEPTDMELFICNADGSELRQLTDLGNANWSPFFHPSGKKILFSSNFEAERGFPFNLYMIDLDGKNLERVTHGETFDAFPVFSNDGKKLIFSSNRNNGGGRDTNLFIAEWQD, from the coding sequence ATGAGAATTCTTTATTTCCTAATGCTGATTTGTGTAGTAATTTCATGTAAAAAAGACAAGAAACCATCAGAAGTAACAAACAATGAAAAATCAACTTTAATCTTTCCCGAAGAAAAACATTTCAAAAGTTTAAAACAAATCACTTTTGGTGGTGATAATGCAGAGGCTTATTGGAGCTTTGATGATCAAAAAATTGTTTTTCAATCAAACAATAAAAATTGGGGTGTAAACTGTGATCAAATGTTTTTAATGAATTTTGATGAAACTTTCAAAGATAAAAAACCACCAATGATTTCAACAGGATTTGGACGTACAACTTGCGCTTATTTTTTACCCGATAACAAACATTTTGTTTACGGTTCTACGCATTTGGTTGACAAAGAATGTCCTGAAGTTCCATTACGTAAAAACGGAAAATATGTATGGCCAATTTATGATTCGTTTGACATTTTTGTAGCTGATTTACAAGGAAATATTGTAAAACAATTGACCAATGAAATTGGGTATGATGCAGAGGCCACTGTTTCTCCAAAAGGTGATAAAATTGTTTTTACATCAACCAGAACAGGAGATTTAGAATTGTTCACCATGAATATTGATGGAACTGATGTAAAGCAAATTACCAATGAATTGGGGTATGATGGAGGTGCGTTTTTTTCTCCTGATGGAACAAAATTAATTTTCAGAGCATCAAGACCAAAAACGGAAGAAGAAATAAAAGCTTATAAGGATTTATTAGCTCAAGGTTTGGTTGAACCAACAGATATGGAGTTGTTTATATGCAATGCAGATGGCTCAGAATTACGTCAATTAACAGATTTAGGAAACGCTAATTGGAGTCCGTTTTTTCATCCTTCAGGAAAAAAGATTTTATTTTCATCCAATTTTGAAGCTGAAAGAGGATTTCCTTTCAATTTATACATGATTGATTTGGATGGTAAAAATCTAGAAAGAGTAACACATGGCGAAACTTTTGATGCATTTCCTGTGTTTTCAAATGATGGTAAAAAACTGATTTTTTCATCAAACAGAAACAATGGTGGAGGCAGAGATACCAATTTGTTTATTGCTGAATGGCAAGACTAA
- a CDS encoding EF-hand domain-containing protein: MAWTKEKILKNIETLMRSKFTEPKDAFDFYDEDKDGFLTKNDFKKLLQEADVSVLIRGLVAEFMLQSFDKNNDGLVDWHEFQAAIAETNLRK, translated from the coding sequence TTGGCTTGGACAAAAGAAAAAATTCTTAAAAATATCGAAACTTTAATGCGAAGTAAATTTACAGAGCCAAAAGATGCGTTTGATTTTTACGACGAGGACAAAGATGGATTTTTAACAAAAAACGATTTCAAAAAATTGTTGCAAGAAGCTGATGTAAGTGTATTAATTCGTGGTTTGGTTGCTGAATTTATGTTGCAAAGTTTTGATAAAAATAACGATGGTTTGGTTGATTGGCACGAATTTCAAGCAGCAATTGCTGAGACAAATCTCAGAAAATAA
- the lepA gene encoding translation elongation factor 4, producing MKNIRNFCIIAHIDHGKSTLADRLLDFTGTVTEREKQDQLLDNMDLERERGITIKSHAIQMDYEFEGEKYILNLIDTPGHVDFSYEVSRSIAACEGALLIVDAAQSIQAQTISNLYLALENDLEIIPVLNKVDLPSANPEEVTDDIVDLLGCDPEDVIHASGKTGFGVDTILAAIIKKIPAPKGNPDAPLKALIFDSVYNSYRGIETYFRVIDGSIKKNQQIKFMATGKNYGADEVGTLKLTQVVKNEVKTGDVGYLITGIKTAKEVKVGDTITDFANPTTERIDGFEDVKPMVFAGIYPVDTEEYEELRSSMEKLQLNDASLVFQPESSAALGFGFRCGFLGMLHMEIIQERLEREFDMTVITTVPNVSYHAFTKKEPEKPIIVNNPSDLPDPSKLDRVEEPFIKASIITKSDFVGQVMSLCIEKRGQIMNQTYLTPERVELIFDMPLAEIVFDFYDRLKTVSKGYASFDYHPIGMKASRLVRVDMLLNAQPVDALSALLHADNAYGIGKRICEKLKELIPRQQFDIPIQAAIGAKIIARETVKALRKDVTAKCYGGDISRKRKLLEKQKKGKKRMRQVGNVEIPQQAFMAVLKLND from the coding sequence ATGAAGAACATCAGAAATTTTTGCATTATTGCTCATATTGATCATGGCAAAAGCACGTTAGCAGACAGATTGTTAGATTTTACTGGAACTGTTACAGAACGTGAAAAACAAGACCAATTGTTAGACAATATGGATTTGGAGCGCGAACGTGGCATTACCATCAAATCTCATGCAATTCAAATGGATTATGAGTTTGAGGGCGAAAAATATATTTTAAATTTAATTGATACTCCAGGACACGTAGATTTTTCTTACGAAGTTTCACGTTCCATTGCAGCTTGTGAAGGCGCTTTGTTAATTGTAGATGCTGCACAAAGTATTCAAGCTCAAACCATTTCAAACTTATATTTGGCATTAGAAAATGACTTGGAAATTATTCCGGTTTTAAATAAAGTTGATTTACCTTCTGCAAATCCTGAAGAAGTTACAGATGATATTGTTGATTTATTAGGTTGTGATCCTGAAGATGTTATTCACGCAAGTGGTAAAACAGGTTTTGGAGTTGATACAATTTTGGCAGCGATTATTAAAAAAATTCCAGCTCCAAAAGGAAATCCTGATGCACCTTTAAAGGCATTGATTTTCGATTCTGTTTACAATTCTTACAGAGGAATTGAAACTTATTTTAGAGTGATAGATGGCAGTATCAAAAAAAATCAGCAAATCAAATTCATGGCAACAGGCAAAAATTATGGAGCTGATGAAGTTGGTACTTTAAAATTGACACAAGTTGTAAAAAATGAAGTAAAAACTGGTGATGTTGGCTATTTAATTACAGGCATAAAAACTGCAAAAGAAGTAAAAGTTGGTGATACAATTACCGATTTTGCCAATCCAACTACCGAGAGAATTGATGGTTTTGAAGATGTAAAACCAATGGTTTTTGCTGGAATTTACCCTGTTGATACAGAAGAATATGAAGAATTGCGTTCTTCAATGGAAAAATTACAATTGAATGATGCTTCTTTGGTGTTTCAACCAGAAAGTTCAGCCGCTTTAGGTTTTGGTTTTCGTTGTGGTTTTTTAGGAATGTTGCATATGGAAATCATTCAAGAGCGATTAGAGCGTGAGTTTGACATGACTGTAATTACAACAGTACCAAACGTTTCGTATCACGCTTTTACCAAAAAAGAACCTGAAAAACCTATCATTGTAAACAATCCTTCTGATTTGCCTGATCCATCAAAATTAGACAGAGTTGAAGAGCCTTTTATCAAAGCTTCTATCATTACAAAATCAGATTTTGTTGGTCAGGTAATGAGTTTATGTATTGAAAAAAGAGGTCAAATCATGAATCAAACATATTTAACTCCAGAAAGAGTAGAATTGATTTTTGATATGCCTTTAGCCGAAATTGTATTCGATTTTTACGATCGTTTAAAAACAGTTTCTAAAGGATATGCCTCTTTTGATTATCATCCAATTGGTATGAAAGCATCAAGATTGGTTCGTGTTGATATGCTTTTAAATGCACAACCCGTTGATGCACTTTCTGCATTATTACACGCTGATAATGCCTATGGAATTGGAAAAAGAATTTGTGAAAAGTTGAAAGAATTGATTCCTCGCCAACAATTTGACATTCCTATTCAAGCAGCAATTGGTGCAAAAATTATTGCTCGTGAAACAGTAAAAGCTTTACGAAAAGATGTAACTGCAAAATGTTATGGTGGAGATATTTCTCGTAAACGTAAGTTATTAGAAAAGCAGAAAAAAGGAAAGAAAAGAATGCGTCAAGTGGGGAATGTAGAAATTCCACAGCAAGCATTTATGGCAGTATTAAAGTTGAATGACTAA